The following proteins are co-located in the Gemmatimonadaceae bacterium genome:
- a CDS encoding BTAD domain-containing putative transcriptional regulator, translating to MFRLDTFGGLRLTCDQHERSLRRRQLALLARLAAATDRAVSRDELLAMFWPESDGDGARHSLDQLLYEARRTVGAAFTSGTTALRLDPDVIACDLAEWASALADKNLERAVAVYRGPFLQGFYLQGAQGFERWVESRRTEFATQHRRALETLAGRASREGRFTDAVEWWRRLAAEDRFGSRTALGLMRAMVDAGDRAGALDFARVHEQIVRAELESPPDPVVTTYVESLRVSPPQAAAVSLAEHALPVPASTAAAPGPEASTSSAVPLSTQPGQPRRSWMRFRAGAAGLVLAPMLALMLVAIRHRDAADGRQGDVPNARHDSVQDNAAPGRRHASRGTKNLAAYDLYVHGNDRLHQRSDSGFMRAIAELEQAVALDPNYAEAYAALARAYGTASTFTFSLSPTDRENMHSRAVAAASRAIALDNSLADAHAELGYLLGLGGDPLAAIAELERSIALDSTVSGVYEMLAKSYELADRPDDAIVAAKRAVATDSMSAAAAAELGDALYYARRYDDALAQLMKVVALRPPLRRTAFYLAEVYLVKHRWKEAIEVMQPDTSDRDSRGLVGYALARSGHRPDARRLLVRMLAARSTAAGAIAEVYVGLERYDSAFVWLDRSFDDHSLHPMIMGPLFDDVHARPEFKRVRQRLGLPAE from the coding sequence GTGTTTCGTCTCGATACATTCGGCGGCCTGAGGCTCACGTGTGACCAGCACGAGCGATCGCTGCGCCGGCGTCAGCTCGCCTTGCTCGCGCGACTCGCCGCCGCGACTGATCGAGCGGTGAGCCGCGACGAGCTCCTCGCGATGTTCTGGCCGGAGAGCGACGGCGACGGGGCGCGCCACTCGCTCGACCAACTGCTCTACGAAGCACGGCGGACCGTTGGCGCGGCATTCACGAGCGGCACCACGGCGCTGCGCCTCGACCCGGATGTGATTGCCTGCGACCTTGCCGAATGGGCTTCGGCTCTCGCCGATAAGAATCTCGAGCGAGCCGTCGCAGTGTATCGGGGACCGTTTCTCCAGGGGTTCTATCTTCAGGGAGCGCAGGGTTTCGAACGCTGGGTCGAGTCGAGGCGGACGGAGTTCGCCACACAACACCGCCGCGCTCTCGAGACCTTGGCCGGACGCGCGTCTCGTGAAGGCAGGTTCACTGACGCGGTGGAATGGTGGCGACGACTTGCCGCGGAAGACCGGTTCGGGTCGCGCACCGCGCTCGGGTTGATGCGCGCGATGGTCGATGCCGGCGATCGGGCCGGAGCGCTCGATTTCGCGCGGGTGCACGAGCAAATCGTACGGGCAGAACTGGAGTCGCCACCGGATCCTGTCGTCACGACGTACGTTGAGTCGTTGCGGGTGTCGCCGCCGCAAGCAGCGGCCGTGTCGCTCGCCGAGCATGCGTTGCCGGTGCCTGCGTCGACCGCCGCGGCGCCGGGACCGGAGGCCTCCACATCGTCAGCCGTGCCGCTGTCGACACAGCCAGGCCAGCCGAGACGAAGCTGGATGCGGTTTCGTGCCGGCGCCGCTGGGCTCGTGCTCGCGCCCATGCTCGCGCTCATGCTCGTGGCGATCCGGCATCGCGACGCGGCGGATGGGCGCCAGGGCGACGTGCCTAACGCACGGCACGACAGCGTGCAGGACAACGCGGCTCCAGGGCGACGTCACGCATCGCGGGGGACGAAGAACCTCGCCGCATACGATCTGTACGTGCATGGGAACGACCGGCTGCACCAGCGCAGCGATTCCGGCTTCATGCGTGCGATCGCGGAGTTGGAACAGGCGGTCGCCCTCGATCCGAATTATGCCGAAGCGTACGCGGCGCTCGCCCGAGCGTACGGAACCGCATCGACGTTCACGTTCTCACTCTCACCCACCGACCGCGAAAACATGCATTCGCGCGCCGTGGCTGCGGCGAGTCGCGCGATCGCGCTCGACAACTCGCTGGCTGACGCGCACGCGGAACTCGGGTATCTCTTGGGACTCGGGGGCGATCCACTGGCCGCGATCGCCGAGCTCGAGCGTTCGATCGCTCTCGACTCGACTGTCAGCGGCGTCTATGAGATGCTGGCCAAGTCGTACGAATTGGCCGATCGCCCGGATGATGCGATCGTTGCCGCAAAGCGCGCCGTCGCCACCGACTCGATGTCCGCCGCTGCCGCCGCGGAGTTAGGCGACGCGTTGTACTACGCGCGGCGTTACGACGACGCGCTCGCGCAGCTGATGAAGGTGGTGGCGCTTCGGCCGCCGCTTCGACGTACGGCGTTCTATCTCGCCGAGGTGTATCTGGTCAAACACCGATGGAAAGAGGCGATCGAAGTGATGCAGCCGGATACCTCGGACCGCGACAGCCGGGGCCTCGTCGGTTATGCGTTGGCGCGGTCCGGGCATCGACCGGACGCGAGGCGTTTGCTGGTACGGATGCTCGCGGCGAGGTCCACCGCTGCGGGGGCGATCGCGGAGGTGTACGTCGGGCTGGAACGATACGACAGCGCCTTCGTGTGGCTGGACCGGTCGTTCGATGATCACTCACTGCATCCGATGATCATGGGGCCGCTGTTCGATGACGTGCATGCCCGGCCCGAATTCAAGCGCGTTAGGCAGCGGCTGGGCCTTCCAGCCGAGTAG
- a CDS encoding MBL fold metallo-hydrolase, which yields MTLRIESHADVTQVCMSSLPGRSIGYDVSAYLVRGVMIDLGFPLVARAVAQYLARARPDAILITHHHEDHGGNVELAARMRIPIGASDGTLALLRNPEHLGLHRRIIWGNPPALRTPIVRFASDALRLVPTPGHAADHHVVWDAERETMFGGDLFLGVKVRAAHSDERPRELVRSLRHAASLRPRRYFDAHRGLVRDPVSALLAKADWLEQMIDAIERRIEQGWSNRAIARAVLGREDLAYYVSRGAMSRIMFVSRVRDEIA from the coding sequence GTGACGCTCCGAATCGAGTCACACGCCGACGTGACGCAGGTGTGCATGTCGAGCTTGCCAGGCCGGTCCATCGGCTACGACGTCAGCGCCTACCTGGTGCGCGGCGTGATGATCGACCTCGGCTTTCCGTTGGTCGCTCGAGCGGTCGCGCAGTATCTGGCGCGTGCGCGTCCGGACGCCATTCTCATTACCCATCACCACGAGGATCACGGCGGAAACGTCGAATTGGCCGCGCGTATGCGGATACCGATCGGCGCATCCGATGGCACGCTGGCACTGCTCCGGAATCCAGAGCACCTCGGACTGCACCGCCGCATCATCTGGGGCAATCCGCCGGCGTTGCGCACCCCGATCGTGCGATTTGCGAGTGATGCCCTGCGTCTCGTGCCGACGCCCGGGCATGCGGCAGACCATCACGTCGTCTGGGACGCCGAGCGCGAAACCATGTTCGGCGGCGATCTCTTCCTCGGCGTCAAAGTGCGTGCCGCTCATTCGGACGAACGCCCGCGCGAGCTCGTGCGCAGCCTGCGCCACGCCGCATCGCTCCGTCCGCGCCGCTACTTCGATGCGCACCGCGGCCTCGTGCGCGATCCCGTATCGGCCTTGCTCGCCAAAGCGGACTGGCTCGAGCAGATGATCGACGCGATCGAGCGACGTATCGAACAAGGCTGGTCCAACCGGGCCATCGCGCGTGCAGTCCTCGGGCGCGAGGACCTCGCCTACTATGTCTCTCGTGGCGCGATGTCGCGGATCATGTTCGTCTCACGCGTGCGCGACGAAATTGCCTAA
- the queG gene encoding tRNA epoxyqueuosine(34) reductase QueG yields MTTPRAPRLEHRIKAQAYGLGFDLAGIAPLGIADSAAAFDDWIANGYAGDMAYLERRAEVRRDSRLPVPGATSAVVVGLGYGGREPSGPVARYARGDDYHDVMLDKLRALHASIESELGRRIPGKAYVDTGPVLERDLARRAGLGWLGKNTMLLNPRIGSYFFIGSLLLDLDLAPDAPFATDHCGRCTRCLDACPTQAFTAPHVLDSRRCISYLTIEYRGEIPVELRPLIGELLYGCDVCQEVCPFSSKFSRPLLEPAFAPRPAIAGKDARMLAREFLSMSPSEYSTVLQGSPMKRAKLGGLKRNAAIVLGNVGTSEDVPSLVGALSDSEPAVRSHAAWALARIGSPDALAALRARLSHECDDRVLQEVRAGLSRSGA; encoded by the coding sequence GTGACCACGCCGCGCGCGCCGCGGCTGGAGCACCGCATCAAGGCCCAGGCCTACGGACTGGGGTTCGACCTGGCCGGCATCGCTCCGTTAGGCATCGCGGATTCCGCCGCCGCGTTCGACGACTGGATCGCGAACGGCTACGCCGGCGACATGGCCTACCTCGAGCGGCGCGCCGAGGTGCGACGCGACTCGCGGCTGCCCGTCCCCGGCGCTACCAGCGCCGTGGTTGTTGGGCTCGGCTACGGCGGGCGCGAGCCGTCGGGACCCGTCGCACGGTACGCGCGCGGCGACGACTACCACGACGTGATGCTCGACAAGCTCCGCGCGCTCCACGCGTCGATCGAATCGGAACTCGGACGCCGCATCCCGGGGAAGGCCTACGTCGACACCGGGCCCGTCCTCGAGCGCGACCTTGCGCGCCGCGCCGGGCTCGGCTGGTTAGGCAAGAACACGATGCTGCTCAATCCCCGGATCGGGTCGTACTTCTTCATCGGCTCGCTCCTGCTCGACCTCGACCTGGCGCCGGACGCACCGTTCGCGACGGATCATTGCGGCCGCTGCACCCGCTGCCTCGATGCCTGCCCAACGCAGGCCTTCACCGCACCTCACGTGCTCGACTCGCGGCGTTGCATCTCGTACCTCACGATCGAGTATCGCGGCGAGATCCCCGTCGAGCTGCGCCCGCTGATCGGCGAGCTGCTCTACGGATGCGATGTGTGCCAGGAAGTCTGCCCGTTTTCCAGCAAGTTCTCGCGACCGCTGCTCGAACCCGCGTTCGCGCCCCGACCAGCCATAGCGGGCAAGGATGCGCGGATGCTGGCCCGGGAGTTCCTGTCGATGTCGCCATCGGAGTACTCGACCGTGCTCCAGGGCTCACCGATGAAGCGAGCCAAATTGGGGGGATTGAAGCGCAACGCCGCCATCGTGCTCGGCAATGTCGGAACGTCCGAGGATGTGCCGTCGCTCGTCGGCGCACTATCCGATTCCGAGCCTGCGGTGCGCTCACATGCGGCGTGGGCGCTGGCGCGAATTGGCTCTCCGGACGCTCTCGCCGCCCTGCGCGCGCGACTCTCCCACGAATGCGATGATCGCGTGCTCCAAGAAGTGCGCGCGGGTCTCTCCCGCAGCGGCGCCTGA
- the glpD gene encoding glycerol-3-phosphate dehydrogenase, giving the protein MTTAARPEFGAANRPAFIEALAREAFDVLVIGGGIVGAGVARDAAMRGLRVALVEQSDFASGTSSRSSRLVHGGLRYLENGQLHLVFEASQERRTLMRIAPHIVRPLQFLWPVFDGARIPTWKLRAALTLYDALALFRNVAPHHALDAAAVSTLEPALRRPGLRGGATYFDAATDDARLTLLNARAAHDAGAVVVTRVRADGLLLEAHAVRGARAHDIIGNQSFDIAARCVVNATGPWSDTIRRFAQPNATASVRGTKGVHLALPAERVGNAGALTLLSPIDGRVFFVLPSGATTIVGTTDTDYDGDPEAVCATPTDVAYLLRSVDAYFPAACLTPDDVIAAWAGIRPLVGGDARQPDALSREHAVTTTAPGLITVSGGKLTTYRVMARDTVNAVQRSLGQRVSEAPTGSVALPGGAATIDAQLEQAAKRTGSRALAAHLVHRYGGEWAGVWSLAEADGALAVPLVPPLPYIRAEVSWAVAREMALSLGDVLMRRAPLAWQLADHGAALADTIAPAYGWSAADVAEYVRDAALVLGPPAGAATPARES; this is encoded by the coding sequence GTGACGACAGCAGCGCGACCCGAATTCGGCGCCGCCAACCGGCCCGCGTTCATCGAGGCACTGGCGCGGGAGGCGTTCGACGTGCTCGTGATCGGCGGCGGCATCGTCGGCGCCGGGGTCGCCCGCGACGCCGCCATGCGGGGGCTGCGCGTGGCGCTCGTCGAGCAATCCGATTTCGCGAGCGGAACGTCGAGCCGTTCGTCGCGGCTCGTGCACGGCGGCCTCCGCTATCTCGAGAATGGACAGTTGCATCTCGTGTTCGAGGCGAGCCAGGAGCGGCGCACGCTCATGCGGATCGCGCCGCACATCGTGCGGCCGCTGCAGTTCTTGTGGCCGGTGTTCGACGGCGCACGCATTCCAACGTGGAAGCTGCGCGCGGCGCTCACGCTCTACGATGCGCTCGCGCTGTTTCGCAACGTGGCGCCGCACCATGCGCTCGACGCGGCGGCGGTCTCGACGCTCGAGCCTGCGCTCCGCCGCCCCGGGCTGCGCGGCGGCGCTACCTACTTCGATGCGGCCACGGACGATGCTCGTCTCACCCTCCTCAATGCGCGCGCCGCCCACGATGCCGGCGCCGTCGTCGTTACTCGCGTCCGCGCCGACGGCCTCCTCCTCGAGGCCCACGCCGTGCGCGGTGCGCGTGCGCACGACATCATCGGAAACCAATCGTTCGACATCGCCGCACGCTGCGTCGTGAACGCCACGGGCCCCTGGAGCGACACCATCCGCCGATTCGCGCAGCCTAACGCAACGGCGTCGGTGCGCGGCACCAAAGGCGTGCACCTGGCGCTTCCGGCCGAGCGCGTCGGCAATGCCGGCGCGCTCACGCTGCTGTCGCCGATCGACGGACGCGTGTTCTTCGTGCTCCCGTCCGGTGCGACGACCATCGTCGGCACCACCGACACCGATTACGATGGCGACCCGGAGGCAGTGTGCGCCACTCCGACGGATGTCGCGTATCTCCTTCGGTCGGTAGATGCGTACTTCCCCGCTGCGTGCCTGACGCCAGACGACGTCATCGCCGCCTGGGCCGGCATCAGACCGCTCGTCGGCGGAGACGCGCGTCAGCCCGACGCGCTGTCTCGCGAGCATGCGGTCACGACGACGGCGCCCGGTCTCATCACCGTGTCCGGCGGAAAGTTGACCACGTATCGCGTGATGGCCCGCGACACGGTCAATGCCGTCCAACGGTCGCTCGGCCAGCGCGTGAGCGAGGCGCCCACCGGATCCGTCGCCTTGCCGGGCGGCGCCGCGACCATCGACGCGCAGCTCGAGCAGGCCGCTAAGCGGACGGGATCTCGCGCGCTCGCCGCGCATCTCGTACACCGCTACGGCGGCGAGTGGGCCGGCGTCTGGTCGCTCGCCGAAGCGGATGGCGCGCTCGCCGTTCCGCTCGTTCCGCCGCTGCCGTACATCCGTGCCGAGGTGTCCTGGGCCGTCGCGCGCGAGATGGCGCTTTCGTTAGGCGATGTGCTGATGCGACGCGCACCGCTCGCGTGGCAGCTGGCCGATCACGGCGCCGCGCTGGCGGACACCATCGCCCCGGCATACGGCTGGTCGGCCGCCGATGTCGCGGAGTATGTGCGCGATGCGGCGCTCGTGCTCGGGCCGCCCGCGGGCGCGGCTACGCCTGCGCGTGAATCGTGA
- a CDS encoding TIGR00730 family Rossman fold protein, with protein sequence MASRPKPRKKRAAVTTASGKKADVNKMAVAEQGSREGFRERTEEGHLKAGRIPPSQMERGRQAGAVKIVDERPIDQSIRDYIPPLITEDEKLLRVQGAREQSRDFTRTDPWRLLRIMSEFIEGFDTLAAVDKAVTVFGSARVGPDDPQYAAAQETSRLLAEAGFTIMTGAGPGIMEAGNKGARLGHGRSIGCNIELPFEQGANPYVDTLINFRYFFVRKTMFIKYSSAFIIFPGGFGTLDELFEALTLIQTGKIYHFPVVMFGRHYWAGLIRWLHARVLQERKISPGDLELMLITDDPAEAAKAVIDAYEARSAALRP encoded by the coding sequence ATGGCCTCACGCCCCAAACCTCGAAAGAAACGCGCCGCGGTAACAACGGCATCGGGAAAGAAAGCCGATGTGAACAAGATGGCCGTGGCCGAGCAGGGATCGCGCGAGGGATTTCGCGAGCGCACGGAAGAAGGTCATCTCAAGGCGGGCAGGATACCACCATCGCAGATGGAGCGGGGTAGACAGGCGGGCGCGGTCAAGATCGTCGACGAGCGTCCGATCGACCAGTCCATTCGCGATTACATCCCGCCGCTCATCACCGAAGATGAAAAGCTGCTGCGCGTGCAAGGCGCGCGCGAGCAGTCGCGCGACTTCACGCGGACGGATCCGTGGCGCTTGCTGCGAATCATGTCCGAGTTCATCGAAGGGTTCGACACGCTCGCGGCGGTGGACAAAGCGGTCACCGTGTTCGGGTCGGCGCGTGTGGGTCCGGATGATCCGCAGTACGCGGCTGCGCAGGAGACGTCGCGACTCTTGGCCGAGGCGGGTTTCACGATCATGACCGGTGCGGGTCCGGGCATCATGGAAGCAGGGAACAAGGGCGCGCGACTCGGCCACGGGCGCTCGATCGGTTGCAACATCGAGTTGCCGTTCGAGCAGGGTGCGAATCCGTACGTCGACACGCTGATCAACTTCCGCTACTTCTTCGTGCGGAAGACGATGTTCATCAAGTATTCATCGGCATTCATCATCTTCCCCGGTGGGTTCGGCACGTTAGACGAGTTGTTCGAGGCGTTGACGCTGATCCAGACGGGCAAGATCTATCACTTTCCGGTGGTGATGTTCGGGCGGCACTACTGGGCGGGATTGATTCGCTGGCTGCACGCGCGCGTTTTGCAGGAACGGAAGATTTCGCCCGGCGATTTGGAACTGATGCTGATCACGGATGATCCGGCGGAAGCAGCGAAGGCGGTGATCGACGCGTACGAGGCGCGATCGGCCGCGCTGCGGCCGTGA
- a CDS encoding alkaline phosphatase family protein, translating to MSLVLILLDGARADVFDAPFARGELGHLARLRAEGGLHTVTTVFPSVTGPAYAPFLTGRFPGAVGLPGLRWYDRARTRCRVPPYCRSYLGAEMRHMDADLDRDARTLFELSPSCFTAMSMISRGARGRSQMGRNAGLLWNLARTHWRGDARAWFTIDELAARVTRRRIEEENPAVTFLALLALDKCSHASGHDSPDAHRAVVALDDLVGALRTDLERAGRWDRTHLWIASDHGHSPVSSHDDLADAIRAAGHRVLAHPWIVAPRADAAVMVSGNAMAHVYLDIAQRDRPWWPALRDRWASLAEALLERESIDVLVLPHSPRRFEIRARHRGAALLERDRNRFTYRPLSGDPLGLGDLPPLDTIESHEATFAGAYPDALVQIASLAAAPRSGDMIVSASRGWDLRARYEPIPHVSTHGALLREHMLVPLLTNRPLGIPPRRTADVMPSALRVLGLSAPGALDGRSDV from the coding sequence TTGTCGCTCGTTCTGATTCTGCTCGACGGCGCTCGCGCCGATGTCTTCGACGCGCCCTTCGCGCGCGGCGAGCTCGGCCATCTGGCACGGCTGCGCGCAGAAGGAGGACTGCACACGGTCACCACCGTGTTCCCGTCCGTCACGGGCCCCGCGTACGCGCCGTTCCTCACCGGCCGATTTCCAGGAGCGGTTGGACTGCCGGGCTTGCGTTGGTACGACCGGGCGCGGACGCGATGCCGCGTGCCGCCGTATTGTCGCAGCTATCTGGGCGCGGAAATGCGTCACATGGATGCCGATCTCGATCGGGATGCGCGCACGCTGTTCGAGCTCTCCCCGTCGTGCTTCACCGCAATGAGCATGATTTCGCGCGGCGCGCGCGGTCGCTCGCAGATGGGACGCAACGCGGGCTTGCTGTGGAATCTCGCGCGCACGCACTGGCGCGGCGACGCGCGCGCGTGGTTCACCATCGACGAGCTGGCGGCGCGGGTCACGCGCCGGCGCATCGAGGAAGAGAATCCGGCCGTCACCTTCCTCGCGCTGCTCGCGTTGGACAAATGCTCGCATGCATCGGGGCATGACTCGCCTGACGCGCACCGCGCCGTGGTCGCGTTGGACGACCTCGTGGGCGCGCTGCGCACGGATCTGGAGCGCGCCGGGCGCTGGGACCGCACGCACCTCTGGATCGCGAGCGATCACGGGCACTCGCCGGTATCATCGCACGACGATCTTGCGGACGCCATTCGCGCTGCCGGCCACCGCGTGCTCGCGCATCCGTGGATCGTTGCGCCGCGCGCCGACGCGGCGGTGATGGTGAGCGGGAACGCGATGGCGCACGTCTATCTCGACATCGCCCAACGTGACCGCCCGTGGTGGCCCGCGCTGCGCGATCGTTGGGCATCGCTCGCCGAGGCGTTGCTCGAGCGAGAGTCGATCGATGTGCTCGTCCTGCCGCACTCGCCGCGGCGTTTCGAGATTCGCGCGCGACATCGCGGTGCGGCGCTCCTCGAGCGCGACCGGAATCGATTCACCTATCGCCCGTTGAGCGGAGACCCGCTGGGACTCGGCGACCTGCCGCCGCTCGACACCATCGAATCCCATGAGGCGACGTTTGCCGGCGCCTACCCGGATGCGTTGGTGCAGATCGCATCGCTGGCCGCCGCCCCCCGCTCCGGCGACATGATCGTGTCGGCGTCGCGCGGCTGGGATCTGCGAGCCCGCTACGAGCCGATCCCGCACGTGAGCACGCACGGGGCACTGCTGCGCGAGCACATGCTGGTCCCGCTGCTCACGAACCGCCCGTTAGGCATCCCGCCCCGTCGGACCGCGGACGTGATGCCCTCCGCCTTGCGAGTGCTGGGGCTGTCCGCGCCCGGCGCGCTCGACGGACGAAGCGACGTATGA
- a CDS encoding methyltransferase domain-containing protein — MSDRETWDARHRAALGTPLGAPSAWVMSRALSLSAHDTIVDLAAGRGRHAVPLARAGHRVVAIDIVAAALADARAAAPMDAIAADASRLPLRSGSIDAIVCVNFLDRTLFPSLASLLRPGGAAIVETFTVAQRALGRGPSSDAFLLQSDELPALLAPLVILENREGLVRDAAGERYVAQVMAMKEGVSRR, encoded by the coding sequence ATGAGCGATCGCGAGACGTGGGACGCGCGCCATCGTGCGGCTCTCGGGACGCCGCTCGGTGCTCCATCGGCATGGGTGATGTCGCGTGCGCTGTCGCTGAGCGCACATGACACGATCGTCGATCTGGCTGCCGGACGAGGCCGTCATGCCGTGCCGCTGGCGCGCGCCGGGCATCGCGTGGTGGCCATCGACATCGTCGCGGCCGCACTCGCCGATGCGCGCGCGGCGGCACCGATGGACGCGATTGCCGCCGACGCATCGCGACTGCCGCTTCGAAGCGGCAGCATCGATGCGATCGTGTGCGTCAATTTTCTGGATCGCACCCTGTTTCCCTCGCTGGCATCGCTGTTGCGACCCGGCGGCGCCGCGATCGTCGAGACGTTCACCGTTGCGCAACGGGCGTTGGGCAGGGGACCGAGCAGCGACGCGTTCCTCTTGCAGAGCGACGAGCTGCCGGCGCTTCTGGCGCCGTTGGTGATTTTGGAAAATCGTGAGGGCCTGGTGCGCGATGCCGCGGGTGAGCGATACGTGGCGCAGGTCATGGCGATGAAGGAGGGTGTGTCGCGGCGATGA
- a CDS encoding GreA/GreB family elongation factor, producing the protein MIEELKQKLQGEVDRLQHELNVVLPQEIRKAVELGDLRENSEYKAALERQQFVQARLGHLRQRLSKLSQIDIAQIPTDRVGLGSRVTVKDVKSGTLEVYYLVFGDAVEFEDGHVTMASPIGRALVGKAVGEVAMLRLPAMTRQLEIIELLTIHAQA; encoded by the coding sequence ATGATCGAGGAACTGAAGCAGAAGCTGCAAGGCGAGGTCGACCGGCTGCAGCACGAGCTGAACGTCGTGCTGCCGCAGGAAATCCGCAAAGCCGTGGAGCTGGGCGACCTGCGCGAGAACAGCGAGTACAAGGCGGCGCTGGAGCGGCAGCAGTTCGTGCAGGCTCGGTTAGGCCACTTGCGTCAACGGCTCAGCAAGTTGTCGCAGATCGACATCGCGCAGATCCCGACGGATCGCGTGGGCCTCGGCTCGCGCGTCACCGTGAAGGACGTGAAGAGCGGGACGCTCGAGGTGTACTATCTGGTCTTCGGCGACGCGGTCGAGTTCGAGGACGGTCACGTGACAATGGCGTCGCCGATCGGTCGCGCGTTAGTCGGCAAGGCCGTCGGCGAGGTGGCGATGCTCAGGCTGCCGGCCATGACGCGTCAACTGGAGATCATCGAGCTGCTCACGATTCACGCGCAGGCGTAG
- the speY gene encoding deoxyhypusine synthase, producing the protein MAKSKKGGAARRGPTAAAPKAAQKREAEERERTHTAHVARETSRFLRGQRINPRRIDGTESVAQLIDETFLAYNAGRLREAAQLFVEKMLERDVTVGLTLTGALTPAGLGLAALIPLIEAGFVDWIISTGANLYHDTHYGLGLSMHRGNAQESDVVLREEGVVRIYDIFFDYDVLLSTDAFFRQIMRSPEFQRPMSSAEFHWLCGRYVREREDALGIGQRSLISAAHAAAVPIFTSSPGDSSIGMNIAALALEGNALVIDPNLDVNETASIVLAAKRGGGKSAVMIMGGGSPKNFMLQTEPQIQEVLGIDEKGHDYFLQVTDARPDTGGLSGATPAEAVSWGKIDPDRLPDAVVCYTDSTIALPLLTAYALAKRKPRRLKRLYERRGAMMEALVREANAASRPAATRR; encoded by the coding sequence ATGGCGAAATCCAAGAAGGGCGGCGCGGCGCGCCGCGGCCCGACGGCGGCCGCGCCCAAAGCGGCGCAGAAGCGCGAGGCCGAAGAGCGCGAACGCACGCATACCGCGCACGTGGCCCGCGAGACGAGCCGGTTCCTGCGCGGACAGCGGATCAATCCGCGGCGGATCGACGGCACCGAGAGCGTCGCGCAGCTGATCGACGAGACGTTTCTCGCCTACAACGCGGGACGGTTGCGCGAGGCGGCGCAGCTCTTCGTCGAGAAGATGCTGGAGCGCGACGTGACCGTTGGGCTGACGCTCACCGGCGCGCTCACGCCGGCGGGCCTGGGCCTGGCGGCGCTGATTCCGCTCATCGAAGCCGGCTTCGTGGATTGGATCATCTCGACCGGCGCCAATCTGTATCACGACACGCACTACGGGTTGGGTCTGTCGATGCACCGCGGAAACGCGCAGGAGAGCGACGTGGTGCTGCGCGAGGAAGGCGTCGTGCGGATTTACGACATCTTCTTCGACTACGACGTGCTGCTCTCGACGGACGCGTTCTTCCGCCAGATCATGCGGAGCCCGGAGTTCCAGCGGCCGATGTCCAGCGCCGAGTTCCACTGGCTGTGCGGGCGGTACGTCCGGGAGCGCGAAGATGCGTTAGGCATTGGCCAGCGGTCACTCATTTCGGCGGCGCATGCGGCGGCCGTACCCATCTTCACGTCGTCTCCCGGCGACTCCTCGATCGGCATGAACATCGCCGCGCTCGCGCTCGAGGGCAACGCGCTGGTGATCGACCCGAACCTCGACGTGAACGAGACGGCGTCGATCGTCCTGGCCGCCAAGCGTGGCGGCGGCAAGAGCGCGGTGATGATCATGGGCGGCGGCAGTCCCAAGAACTTCATGTTGCAGACGGAGCCGCAGATCCAGGAAGTGTTAGGCATCGACGAGAAGGGCCACGACTACTTCCTGCAGGTGACCGACGCGCGCCCGGATACCGGCGGCTTGTCGGGCGCGACGCCGGCCGAGGCGGTGAGCTGGGGCAAGATCGACCCCGACCGGCTGCCGGACGCGGTCGTTTGCTACACGGATTCGACGATCGCGCTGCCCTTGCTCACCGCGTACGCGCTGGCCAAGCGAAAGCCGCGCCGGCTCAAGCGATTGTATGAGCGGCGCGGCGCCATGATGGAGGCGCTGGTGCGGGAGGCGAACGCCGCCTCGAGGCCCGCGGCGACGCGCCGTTAG